The Sardina pilchardus chromosome 5, fSarPil1.1, whole genome shotgun sequence DNA window GAACCTGATAAGTAGTGATAAGACACCGGCGATAAGCTCAGGTGCTGCTATGGTGACAAAGCTAAATTGAGCCAGAACACTGGCTACTGGCTGGAGAGACAATCAGTCACTGATAGCGAAATCAAGTTTGATCTAAAGCAGTGCAGGGGAGAAAGGACACTCACCGGGCAAAATCCACCCACTTCTCAATTATCTTTTTGGGGGACAGTCGCCGACAGATGATCCCCACAAAATCAGcctgaaatagaaacaagaacTATGTGCCACATAGCCACTGGCTAACACTACAGCATATGGACAGAACACACAACTTACACATATATGAGGATAATGaaacatcaaaataaaatattcctgAACTCATGTCAGAGCTTTCAGCGATCTGAAAAAAACAGCTGCAGGCAACATGTTCACAATGGCGTTCTATAAGGCCCGTTAGCTCTTGGCAAAAAGTAGACTGTCTGGAAATGTAGAACCTATAGACTGCCAGAGTTATCTCCTGGAGTCGTGCCAGAGGTTACCCCGGCACTGCCCATTTTAACATTACATACGACCTAGTGTAGTGGAGCTCTGTTGGCTAGCGAGTTCACTGACCACGATTTTGATAGGAGTGCAGAGTCATGCAATAGTATCCAGGACCCTACGCTCATGTTTAAATATAGACTGCATAATTGGGTCATATAAAAATATTGGTGGCCTACTTGGCTAGTCTTACCAGCCACTTTACATCACTAAAGCAGGTGGCAAGGGCTACAGAATGAGCCGTTCATTTCCATGGTGAAACATCAGGCACTAAAAACTGATTTGCAGTAGAATCTGCATGCGTTTTtcatgttacagtatatgccatagacctaaaagaaaggtATATGCAGTCTGAGAAGTAAAGgccaagaagagaagagaccgGAAGGCTACGTGATAGTGGTGCGTATGTTCAAATAAATTTAACCAATCTTCTAAAACAATTTTTATTCTCCGCGAAGAGAGAGCTTCAGCTGTAGACCTGGTGCAGCCTGGGCCTAAGAAGCATGACACATGAAGCATGACGCATGAAGCGGAGAGTGCAGCTTCAAATGCTGGAACGCAACTTACGTTATCCTCATGCAGGGCGAGGTGGTGTGTGGCCAACATACGGATCCCCAGGCGAGAGGTCAGAGTGGTGTCTAAGAAATTACGGACCAGGTTCTCATCCTGGCAgaaaccaaaacaacaaaaacagactTCAGATATCAGACACCCACAAAAACAGACTCCACATATCAGATTTCAGACACAGACAAGAAGCCAGTGCATGCAAACAAAGCACAGAGGAACACCAGCCAAACGATCTCACCTGGATGTGCTTTCGGCACTCCCTGAAGCCCTCGGCAAGCATGGTGACCACATCTTTGTGGTCGTCAAGCAGCTGCTGCACAAGTTTACTGTAGCGAGCCTCTGTCTCTTGGTCCTTGATCTACCAGGtagaagaaaacagagagaaggaaacagaAAAGGCTGAGCTACGTAGAAAAGTATCTCTGACAGAAGAACCACAAAAACAATACTTTAAGCACATGTCTAGCAGTTAATAGACATTCTGAGATACTTTCATTTTCATTGTAATATTTTCATAGCATGCAATATTTGAGTCTGAGGCCTGAATCTCCTGTCTAAATGCAGCACATAAGCCAGAACTCTCCAtgtcattatgtgtgtgcattataaATGGCCTTGGGGAAAAACATCTCTTGTCCTCTTGTTACAATGGAACTGGCATATACAGCCATTCAGGTATGTTATTAAATGTCTATGTCAACATATAAagatacgcgtgtgtgtgtgtgtgtgtgtgtgtgtgtgtgtgtgtgtgagtagaaaCTCACCGATGGAAAGTCACTCAGCACATGGTACGCCCGGATGTACAATTCATGCTGTAAGAATTGAAAGACAAAAACATGCAAGGTAAACAAACGTGAGGAGTCTCTGCACATTGTAGTAACCCAGGGCCTTAGGGCAGCTGGACCTCAGCAGCACCCTCCCATAGACAAGCCCCCTGTTTCTGGCCCCTGCCATAATTCTTGTCCATGTGGCTACGGTTGTCAACATATTTTGGGATTTcaaagaggaaaaataaaacgGGAAAGGAAAGACAGGCTTGAGCAATACATGCTCATATGAAACTAGAAGCACAAGTCACCACTACATCATCATTACCCGTTCCATGGGATCTTCCAAAAATATGTATCGTTTATTACTTGGGATTTGTTTTTCTTATGCCCTGATCTTCAGAATGTTTAACACCTTTTTTTCTTATATAACTGACTGATTGCTTGAAATTGTCCTTTTTCGGTGCAACTGGAAACCCGAAAACTGATCCTACCTAACAACAACAATTCCCTGCGCTGCAATTTAGTTCAAATATGGGTAAAAgttcacagacagacaagacttTCAAAAGAGGGTACTGGGAGGGGGAAGGCCTTTCTCCTACACGGTAACAGGCTTtgtaagaaaaacaacaactgtgGGAACTTTCTTTTCAACACTCACACTTCTAACTGGAGCAGTATCTGTGTTACACTTCCACAGAAAATACCAAATAAAAAAGCGGAGTTTGAAAGTTTAAAACTATGAGTTAAATGGAGTGTATCAAATGAGTGTTCTTCATAATAGTACATCACTTTCTGGATGGATAAAATGATCCTGTTGACAGTAATAGAGCATGAATTGCAGTGCAGCAATGTTTAACCAGTCATAAATCAACCATGTTTTTGCTCTGGTGAATACCATGTGACCACAAAGGGACTCTAGATGGACAATGAGCACAACATCACATTTTAGGTTTCTAAATTAAACACAATGACAAAAATGGATGGGAAGTGGGGGTTTTTTACCAGAAGGATTCtaaaaacattctaaaaacacacaatatttaTCATTATAATATTTTCAAACTATAAATGCACCATTTTTTCTCCACCAGTATCGTTGGTCAGTACCAAAGTTGTATCTCTAACAGTCCACCTTGACTTGACATCCTCTCGTTGATTCACATGACTGCTTCATTACACATAAGGACTTTCCCAGTCCACTTACCACTTGCAAAATGGTGGGGTTGCAGCCAATGATGAAGGGAAGGCTGCGGAATCCCTTGATGCGGTGTGCAATGCGCACAGGCAATTCTTTCTGCAGGTACTTGGCACTACTCTAGacaccacaaacacagaagGACCACATTAGGCTTGACCCACCTCAGCTCCCCCATCTCTCACGGTCATATTCATTATACAGTATGAGATAATACAGTCAAGTAAACAGAtgatgtgcacatgtgcattctGCATTGAGATGTTTCAATAATTTCCCCTACATCTTATAAGGGAtttgtaaaataaatacaaaacaaaaataactttTAACACTAATGTTTAAACCCCCATATTTTCTCAGATCATTAGGAAGCCTGACTATTTGGCTCAGCAAATAATGGCACAATAAATCGAGGGCTGAggaccaaaggggcgtaagtgacattttggtaaaaattgagttatatatatcacctgaaagctcttgatgagctctttctagctgacaacattatagaagtaaaatatttataaatataacttcatgaacaaaaaacaaaggtcTTTGACTGTGAAcatatgatagatagatagatagatagatagatagatactttattgatccccaagggggattCAAGAAGCATGTTGttcatatagaagcagttagatttgttttggctctcctgtaaagttggtgaaatgtttattacgcccctttggttctcagccctcgaaatATAGAGGTCACCATAACTTTGACTTACAAATAAGATCTCTGTTTGAAGATAGCATAGCCTTGATCTTGTTACTCAGGCACCAAAACATTCTGCTAGTGTCTGTGTCGTATGTGTAAGTGAAGAGCATGAAGAAGCAACTGTGTGTAATTACCAGGACATGATGTCCATCTGGATTTTTTCCAGCATACAGCAGGGTGGTTGGAGTAAGTCTGACAGAAGCCTGCAAAGtaggaaataaaaagaaataccACATATTTCAGATGTTGCTTCAACGCAGAGCCTTGATCGTAGTCCCTTACATAAAGTAGGCAGCCAAAAAATGGTGCCCCGGCTGACTGCATGGCATCTGAGTACCCTGAAGGCGGGTAAGATTCTGACCTTGGTATGACCCACATGTTTGTAACGTTAGACAGCGTCTCCTCGGGACAGCATGTCTGGCTCGCAATATTATACAACTAATCTAACAAGTTTGCATGTCTTCACAAACAACTGTTATTGTACAGGTGAATTAATTACGAAGCTTGCATGTTAAATACAACGGAGTTAACGTTGTTGACGACAAAAGGATGTGAACGCTATGAGTTGATAAATGATGGTGCCATCATGTTTATCAAAACACCATTTATGACAGTAACTTGAAAGTTGACGTTCAGTATTTCTCTATTGCTACCCAGCCAGCTATCGTGTGGATAGCTAGCAAGGCAACCATTCTATATTACAAGAAAACTATTATCAGTTTACTAGCTGACTAGCAAAAGCCTGTCTGGTACTGGAACTGACTGGTGCGGACGGGTAAGGTGACCGTATAAATAAAAGGAAGGGGCCTAACTTTAGCCATAAAGCTAGGTTAACGTACAACAATGGCCACCAGTCAAAGTTGTATCTGGTTTCCGGATGAATTAACAGTAGTGTTAAGTCTAAACAAATCGACTTCGACCAGTAACGTTATATAAACATTTCAAGTAAACAACATCTATCGCGTTACTGTATCTGACACTACTCGTTCAGTTCTAATTATGGCTTCTTCGGCTATGATAGCTAGCACCCTAGCATTGCTAATCTGGTGATACTGTATTTCGGTGATACCTTACCTTTTCAGCTGATATGTCAATGGCCGACTGGTTGTAAAACGAAGTAACGGTTTTGGACCTTTCCCTTGCTAGCTCCGTGTATCCTTGCATTGAAGACGTGGATCGGAATCTTTCGTTTGCTCCATTCCCCACAGCAAGTGGATTGACATTTATTGTTCTCACAAGTAATTGCCTGGACATTGCTGGGTTGGCGACTGTACCACAGCCCAGCATCTCGATGGCTCGTGCAGTCACTCGTCGCCGCATTTTGTTACTGTTGTTAGGAAGTTTTGATTAGCTGTGTCTGCGGACAACAGTCGTTatcccttcctgaaatgtatctACTTCCCATTTACAATGTCATCCCAACTGTAGGACCACTCCGTGCACAGAGGCACGTATCAGACTCAAATCACATAGCCAGCAAGCTAACCGAATGATACAGAAGAGAATAAGCATTTGGATAAAGGGTGGGCTAAGAGGCTGAAACGTTTGTCAGGAGACCAGTCTGTAAAGCCATCCAATCAATgctcgaggaggaggagagacgaaATTACCCTCCCCTAGCCTGCCCAGACACAAGGTTGCTTGCAgacagtctttttttaaaactcAGATATCACCCATCACGTCAATCAACCTTCATTTTATGTTTGTTGAAATAAAAAACACTGGCATTGTTGGTTGGAAAAATACCGGCAGTCATGGTCTGATACAGAGATGGGCAGTATTAATCATGGGCCTATACTTGTCTATCTATATGAGGAGGACGATATTCATCTATATAGGCTATATcaaatgtttgaatgtgtgtatttttgtactTTAACAATACTGccaatatttttttgtaaaaccAATGGGTAACAGCATAAAATTGCAAAACAATG harbors:
- the bckdk gene encoding 3-methyl-2-oxobutanoate dehydrogenase [lipoamide] kinase, mitochondrial, with amino-acid sequence MRRRVTARAIEMLGCGTVANPAMSRQLLVRTINVNPLAVGNGANERFRSTSSMQGYTELARERSKTVTSFYNQSAIDISAEKASVRLTPTTLLYAGKNPDGHHVLSSAKYLQKELPVRIAHRIKGFRSLPFIIGCNPTILQVHELYIRAYHVLSDFPSIKDQETEARYSKLVQQLLDDHKDVVTMLAEGFRECRKHIQDENLVRNFLDTTLTSRLGIRMLATHHLALHEDNADFVGIICRRLSPKKIIEKWVDFARRLCEHQYGNSPRVRINGHVAARFPFIPMPLDYILPELLKNSMRATMESHLDTPYNVPDVVITIANNETDFVIRISDRGGGIPHSILEKVMDYHFSTAEDSAQDPRMSNLFNNITNSGPQSGPMHGFGFGLPTSRAYAEYLGGSLSIQSMQGIGTDVYLRLRHIDGKGESFRV